In Dama dama isolate Ldn47 chromosome 9, ASM3311817v1, whole genome shotgun sequence, the following proteins share a genomic window:
- the LOC133061225 gene encoding cyclin-dependent kinase 7-like isoform X1, producing MAVDVKSRAKRYEKLDFLREGQFATVYKARDKNTNQIVAIKKIKLGHRSEAKDGINRTALREIKLLQELSRPNIIGLLDAFGHKSNISLVFDFMETDLEVIIKDNSLVLTPSHIKAYMLMTLQGLEYLHQHWILHRDLKPNNLLLDENGVLKLANFGLAKSFGSPSRAYTHQVVTRWYRAPELLFGARMYGVGVDMWAVGCILAELLLRVPFLPGDSDLDQLTRIFETLGTPTEEQWPDMCSLPDFVTFKSFPGIPLQHIFIAAGDDLLDLIQGLFLFNPCTRITATQALKTKYFSNRPGPTPGCQLPRPNCPAEALKEQSNPAMATKRKRTEALEQGGLPKKLIF from the coding sequence ATGGCTGTGGACGTGAAGTCGCGAGCGAAGCGTTATGAAAAACTGGACTTCCTCAGGGAGGGACAGTTTGCCACGGTTTACAAGGCCAGAGACAAGAACACCAACCAAATTGTCGCCATTAAGAAAATCAAACTTGGACACAGATCAGAAGCTAAAGATGGTATAAATAGAACAGccttaagagagataaaattaTTACAGGAGCTAAGTCGTCCAAATATAATTGGTCTCCTTGATGCTTTTGGACATAAATCTAACATTAGCCTTGTCTTTGATTTTATGGAAACTGATCTAGAGGTTATAATAAAGGATAACAGTCTTGTGCTAACACCTTCACATATCAAAGCCTATATGTTGATGACTCTTCAAGGATTAGAATATTTACATCAACACTGGATTCTGCATAGGGACCTAAAACCAAACAACTTGTTGCTAGATGAAAATGGAGTTCTAAAACTAGCCAATTTTGGCCTGGCCAAATCATTTGGGAGCCCCAGTAGAGCTTATACACATCAGGTTGTAACCAGATGGTATCGGGCCCCTGAGCTACTGTTTGGAGCTAGAATGTATGGTGTAGGTGTGGACATGTGGGCTGTGGGCTGTATATTAGCAGAGTTGCTTCTAAGGGTTCCTTTTTTGCCAGGAGATTCAGACCTTGATCAACTAACAAGAATATTTGAAACTTTGGGCACACCAACTGAAGAGCAGTGGCCTGACATGTGTAGTCTTCCAGATTTCGTGACATTTAAGAGTTTTCCTGGAATCCCATTACAACATATCTTCATTGCAGCAGGAGATGACTTGCTAGATCTTATACAAGGCTTATTCTTATTTAATCCATGTACTCGAATTACAGCCACACAGGCGTTGAAAACTAAGTATTTCAGTAATCGGCCAGGGCCAACACCTGGATGTCAGCTGCCAAGACCAAACTGTCCAGCAGAGGCTCTAAAGGAGCAGTCCAATCCAGCCATGGCAACAAAACGGAAGAGAACAGAGGCCTTGGAACAAGGAGGATTACCCAAGAAGCTAATTTTTTAG
- the LOC133061225 gene encoding cyclin-dependent kinase 7-like isoform X2: protein MKNWTSSGRDSLPRFTRPETRTPTKLSPLRKSNLDTDQKLKMVIIKDNSLVLTPSHIKAYMLMTLQGLEYLHQHWILHRDLKPNNLLLDENGVLKLANFGLAKSFGSPSRAYTHQVVTRWYRAPELLFGARMYGVGVDMWAVGCILAELLLRVPFLPGDSDLDQLTRIFETLGTPTEEQWPDMCSLPDFVTFKSFPGIPLQHIFIAAGDDLLDLIQGLFLFNPCTRITATQALKTKYFSNRPGPTPGCQLPRPNCPAEALKEQSNPAMATKRKRTEALEQGGLPKKLIF, encoded by the exons ATGAAAAACTGGACTTCCTCAGGGAGGGACAGTTTGCCACGGTTTACAAGGCCAGAGACAAGAACACCAACCAAATTGTCGCCATTAAGAAAATCAAACTTGGACACAGATCAGAAGCTAAAGATG GTTATAATAAAGGATAACAGTCTTGTGCTAACACCTTCACATATCAAAGCCTATATGTTGATGACTCTTCAAGGATTAGAATATTTACATCAACACTGGATTCTGCATAGGGACCTAAAACCAAACAACTTGTTGCTAGATGAAAATGGAGTTCTAAAACTAGCCAATTTTGGCCTGGCCAAATCATTTGGGAGCCCCAGTAGAGCTTATACACATCAGGTTGTAACCAGATGGTATCGGGCCCCTGAGCTACTGTTTGGAGCTAGAATGTATGGTGTAGGTGTGGACATGTGGGCTGTGGGCTGTATATTAGCAGAGTTGCTTCTAAGGGTTCCTTTTTTGCCAGGAGATTCAGACCTTGATCAACTAACAAGAATATTTGAAACTTTGGGCACACCAACTGAAGAGCAGTGGCCTGACATGTGTAGTCTTCCAGATTTCGTGACATTTAAGAGTTTTCCTGGAATCCCATTACAACATATCTTCATTGCAGCAGGAGATGACTTGCTAGATCTTATACAAGGCTTATTCTTATTTAATCCATGTACTCGAATTACAGCCACACAGGCGTTGAAAACTAAGTATTTCAGTAATCGGCCAGGGCCAACACCTGGATGTCAGCTGCCAAGACCAAACTGTCCAGCAGAGGCTCTAAAGGAGCAGTCCAATCCAGCCATGGCAACAAAACGGAAGAGAACAGAGGCCTTGGAACAAGGAGGATTACCCAAGAAGCTAATTTTTTAG